Proteins from one Cicer arietinum cultivar CDC Frontier isolate Library 1 chromosome 3, Cicar.CDCFrontier_v2.0, whole genome shotgun sequence genomic window:
- the LOC101514541 gene encoding arabinogalactan O-methyltransferase 1-like — translation MHSLIPKSFHKKKHPNTPHSNNNPCYLYVIAITTAATILFLFYSRQTDPEHLCSTPALTTAQTIIADEFTATAIPLVTIFHYATARDVPQQSKGEIRRPFDVLQSLAPCNFLVFGIGHDALMWDSFNPRGITLFLEEDRKWTISSLKRFPILRAHTVHYNTRLTEAQMLLSSYKKDCGAVAENDHPLKDDRKCRLALSELPKDVYDRDWDVVMIDAPRGYFASAPGRMAAIYSVAVMARARKKAGVTHVFLHDVDREVEKLYAKEFLCMKYRVGGIRKLWHFVIPPAVNVTDTTNGFC, via the coding sequence ATGCACTCCTTGATTCCAAAATCTTTCCACAAGAAGAAACACCCAAACACACCCCATTCCAACAACAACCCATGTTATCTCTACGTCATAGCAATCACAACCGCCGCCACAATCCTTTTTTTATTCTACTCCCGCCAAACAGATCCTGAACACTTATGCTCCACCCCCGCCCTCACCACCGCCCAAACAATCATCGCCGACGAATTCACCGCCACTGCGATCCCTTTAGTCACCATCTTCCACTACGCTACGGCGCGTGACGTTCCCCAACAATCCAAAGGCGAGATCCGAAGACCCTTCGACGTTTTACAATCTTTAGCGCCATGCAACTTTCTCGTCTTTGGAATTGGTCACGACGCGCTCATGTGGGATTCGTTTAATCCACGTGGCATTACGTTGTTTCTCGAAGAAGATCGTAAATGGACTATTTCTTCTCTCAAACGTTTTCCTATCCTACGCGCACATACAGTGCATTACAACACGCGCCTCACCGAGGCCCAAATGCTTCTCTCCTCCTACAAGAAGGATTGCGGGGCGGTTGCTGAAAACGACCACCCACTCAAAGACGACCGCAAATGTAGGCTCGCGTTGAGTGAGTTACCAAAAGATGTCTATGATCGGGACTGGGATGTGGTAATGATCGACGCGCCGAGGGGATATTTTGCCTCGGCTCCCGGGAGGATGGCGGCGATATATTCGGTGGCGGTGATGGCTCGTGCGAGAAAAAAAGCGGGTGTTACGCACGTGTTTCTTCATGACGTGGATAGGGAAGTTGAGAAACTATATGCTAAGGAATTTTTGTGCATGAAATATCGAGTTGGTGGTATTAGGAAGCTTTGGCATTTTGTTATTCCACCTGCTGTTAATGTTACCGATACCACAAATGGATTTTGCTAA